Proteins encoded in a region of the Pelmatolapia mariae isolate MD_Pm_ZW linkage group LG16_19, Pm_UMD_F_2, whole genome shotgun sequence genome:
- the LOC134644719 gene encoding potassium channel subfamily K member 17-like: MGVKEKLSLMQIPSILLLGLVYVAYVLIGGVIFWKLEGDLGMKDVSHLLDQKERLLNKYPCLSQAGLEAVAQVVKDTSKVGLSLKSNYTADGFWKFTSSAVFAATVVTTIGYGNMCPSTTGGQIFCVFFALFGIPLNIVVLNRVGKYILAIERNISDFLEKKTSRKTCTRFSIHFVCYICGVVLFFIMPMIVFQQQEGWTYAEAIYYCFISLSTIGFGDFVADSNPDKYYPNWYSVLMTSWIFFGMAWLALVINHSIEILERLNSFFKKQFTKHDNQQEDEAGSTADKNPETQMEEEDEIIQPPVTPEST; encoded by the exons ATGGGAGTAAAGGAAAAGTTAAGTCTGATGCAGATCCCCTCCATTCTTCTGCTCGGCTTGGTTTATGTGGCATATGTGCTGATCGGTGGGGTGATTTTCTGGAAGTTAGAGGGAGATCTTGGAATGAAGGATGTCAGCCACTTGCTTGACCAAAAAGAAAGACTCCTTAACAAGTACCCTTGTCTCAGCCAAGCTGGTCTGGAGGCCGTAGCTCAG gtTGTTAAAGACACATCAAAGGTGGGCCTGAGTTTGAAAAGCAACTACACGGCGGACGGCTTCTGGAAATTCACCAGCTCAGCTGTGTTTGCTGCCACTGTGGTCACAACTATAG GTTATGGGAACATGTGTCCCAGCACTACTGGTGGCCAGATCTTCTGCGTGTTCTTTGCACTCTTCGGTATACCACTCAACATTGTGGTTCTCAACAGAGTGGGCAAGTACATCCTAGCCATAGAGAGGAACATCTCAGACTTCCTGGAGAAAAAGACTAGTCGAAAA ACATGTACCCGCTTTTCCATCCACTTTGTTTGTTACATCTGTGGAGTGGTTCTTTTCTTCATCATGCCCATGATTGTGTTCCAGCAGCAAGAGGGCTGGACATATGCCGAGGCCATCTACTACTGCTTCATCAGCCTCAGCACCATTGGCTTTGGAGATTTTGTGGCAG ATAGCAATCCAGACAAATATTACCCAAATTGGTACAGCGTCCTCATGACTTCGTGGATCTTCTTTGGCATGGCCTGGCTGGCTCTGGTTATCAACCATTCAATCGAAATCCTGGAGCGGCTCAACAGcttctttaaaaagcagttcACAAAGCATGATAATCAGCAGGAGGACGAGGCAGGCAGTACAGCTGATAAAAACCCAGAGACACAGATGGAGGAGGAAGACGAGATCATCCAGCCTCCAGTTACTCCAGAGTCCACCTAG